One genomic segment of Sanyastnella coralliicola includes these proteins:
- a CDS encoding SpoIIE family protein phosphatase, with protein sequence MRKIAIVILTLCISSGVYSQSFDQRTFKESDGLFERFIYSLEQAPNGYLLAGTANGLYRFDGNSFSIADTSDGLPNSFITASERVGDHVYFGHFDGAISKTDGTQYHLVYPGGANNERVVASAHNAEHILFLRQNGTLVNINIEGVTEIIEVSLDGALPKDCLLGLNNDVFIATDLGLARYDFSSSSLSWESALDGNDITALHSTNQGAIAVAMAGFGLVSYDPTLSEFTPLYLNSTTASWEVTDMCYRHNALWVATNKQGLFRLDEQFKGEYQRAIEVNKGLKNPVNSTGVLFLDREENLWIGSNGEGLMMLSDDVFRLESLGGNYQINDILTQQNSCWLASDKGLLQWNTEMTETTAMVALPDSASVSQLSLDDSYHLWLGTEDHGLYCYDHEEGKFEKVRLSDDRLNQRVNDILNVGAITYVATDFGVYQIRENRVISHLTMQSGLPHNVVKTLFQSTDGTIWIGTRNNGLVKIESGVMQAIDLNQEQLIDVLCIDEDQIGDVWIGTSGGGVLKIDERGVHTFDRSSGLFSDYCYAIHASAEGFVWTGHKGGISRIGIEEGQIRTFATNELGLESFTPNSVGGDRYGRILFASDQGLLSYNPVEDMTDQVAPLINLTMVSISDSLYPLNSAIELPSGSYRFDIGFVGISFLNSDQVRYEYFLDGHDLSWSDPVEESHVRYPRLDHGSYTFRVRALDESGQTNGEEAQLNIYIAKPFWKEWWFFFFVIFVVFITARIVVKRREFVMVQNQERLQKELDVRTREVVKQKELLEITNKDITDSIRYAKNIQKAILPEPDSLQSHFRDSFVFYKPRDIVSGDFYWVEKFGSKVLIACADCTGHGVPGAFMSMIGTVLLKDVSKKHNVWSPDELLYNLDKELTEMLYNENSPFTVRDGMDISIVEYDHDTSMLRFSSAKRPVVVYRDGVRSEIKGDRHSVGGTGLGMGKRFTLHQMKLSPGDIFYQFSDGISDQFGGENGKKLKKSGLMQIFDSIHNLSLDVQRSMLHQRYFEWKGHHPQIDDIIVLGVRV encoded by the coding sequence ATGAGAAAGATTGCCATTGTCATATTGACTTTGTGCATCTCGTCTGGTGTTTATAGCCAGAGCTTTGATCAGCGCACATTTAAAGAGTCCGACGGACTCTTTGAGCGTTTTATCTATTCGCTAGAACAGGCGCCCAACGGATACTTACTCGCGGGTACGGCTAATGGACTTTATCGATTTGATGGCAACTCATTTAGCATCGCTGATACTTCTGACGGACTTCCAAATAGCTTCATCACTGCTTCAGAAAGGGTAGGAGATCATGTCTATTTCGGACATTTCGATGGTGCGATCAGTAAGACGGATGGAACCCAGTATCATTTGGTGTACCCGGGGGGTGCGAATAATGAACGTGTGGTAGCCTCTGCTCATAATGCAGAGCATATCCTCTTCCTGCGTCAGAACGGAACACTCGTGAACATCAATATCGAGGGTGTGACCGAGATCATTGAAGTTTCATTGGATGGCGCATTGCCGAAGGATTGCTTATTAGGCCTGAATAATGATGTTTTTATTGCCACAGATCTTGGTTTGGCTAGGTATGATTTTTCCTCTTCTAGTCTTTCTTGGGAAAGCGCTTTGGACGGCAATGACATTACAGCGCTGCATTCGACAAATCAAGGGGCCATAGCAGTAGCTATGGCAGGATTCGGACTCGTTAGCTACGACCCCACCTTGAGCGAGTTTACCCCGTTGTATTTGAATTCGACCACCGCTTCTTGGGAGGTCACCGATATGTGCTACCGTCACAATGCCTTATGGGTAGCAACGAATAAGCAAGGACTCTTCCGCCTTGATGAGCAGTTCAAAGGAGAATACCAACGAGCTATCGAAGTAAACAAAGGCTTGAAGAACCCCGTGAATAGTACGGGTGTGCTATTCCTCGATAGAGAAGAAAACCTTTGGATAGGTAGCAATGGCGAAGGGTTAATGATGCTGTCTGATGACGTGTTTAGATTGGAAAGTCTTGGCGGGAATTATCAGATCAATGACATTCTTACGCAACAAAACTCTTGTTGGTTGGCTAGCGACAAAGGCCTTTTGCAGTGGAACACTGAGATGACTGAAACCACAGCAATGGTGGCCTTGCCTGACTCTGCTTCTGTTAGTCAACTATCCCTTGATGATAGCTATCATTTATGGTTGGGTACTGAAGACCATGGTCTTTACTGTTATGATCACGAAGAAGGAAAATTCGAGAAAGTTCGACTTTCTGATGACCGCTTAAATCAGCGTGTTAATGATATTCTGAACGTTGGTGCCATTACGTACGTAGCTACGGATTTCGGGGTATATCAGATTCGAGAAAATCGTGTGATTTCACACTTGACTATGCAGTCTGGACTTCCGCATAACGTGGTAAAAACCCTGTTTCAATCGACCGATGGAACGATATGGATTGGGACGCGCAACAACGGCTTGGTTAAGATTGAAAGCGGTGTCATGCAAGCTATTGATCTCAACCAAGAACAGCTCATTGACGTCTTGTGTATTGACGAGGATCAAATAGGAGATGTTTGGATTGGAACCAGTGGAGGTGGTGTCTTGAAGATTGATGAGAGGGGAGTGCACACTTTTGATCGCAGTTCGGGTTTATTCTCTGATTATTGCTATGCTATTCACGCTAGCGCGGAAGGGTTTGTTTGGACTGGGCACAAAGGAGGAATATCTCGTATTGGAATTGAGGAGGGACAAATCCGAACCTTCGCAACAAACGAACTTGGACTGGAGTCATTCACACCGAATTCAGTAGGCGGTGATCGCTACGGACGTATACTCTTCGCGTCTGATCAAGGATTACTTTCATACAACCCGGTAGAAGATATGACGGATCAAGTAGCACCTCTCATCAACCTTACGATGGTCAGCATCAGCGATAGCTTGTATCCGTTGAACTCAGCGATTGAACTGCCTTCTGGATCTTACCGATTTGATATCGGATTCGTTGGAATTAGCTTTTTAAATTCTGACCAGGTCCGCTACGAATACTTCCTTGATGGACATGATCTCAGCTGGTCAGATCCCGTAGAGGAGTCGCACGTTCGTTATCCTCGATTGGATCATGGGAGCTATACATTTAGGGTGCGTGCTCTGGATGAAAGCGGACAAACGAATGGGGAAGAAGCTCAGTTGAACATCTACATTGCTAAACCATTTTGGAAAGAGTGGTGGTTCTTCTTCTTTGTGATTTTTGTGGTCTTCATTACAGCGCGAATCGTGGTGAAGCGGCGAGAATTCGTCATGGTTCAGAATCAAGAACGTCTGCAGAAAGAACTGGACGTCAGAACGCGTGAGGTGGTTAAACAGAAAGAGCTACTGGAGATAACCAATAAAGACATTACCGACAGTATTCGCTACGCCAAGAACATTCAGAAGGCTATTCTTCCTGAGCCAGACTCTTTGCAAAGCCACTTTAGAGATTCCTTTGTTTTCTATAAGCCACGTGACATCGTGAGCGGTGATTTCTATTGGGTAGAGAAGTTTGGAAGCAAAGTGCTCATCGCATGCGCTGACTGCACCGGACACGGAGTACCAGGGGCTTTCATGTCGATGATTGGAACGGTGCTTTTGAAAGATGTGAGTAAGAAGCATAACGTTTGGTCACCCGACGAACTACTTTACAACCTTGACAAGGAGCTGACTGAGATGTTGTACAATGAGAATAGTCCATTCACCGTGCGTGATGGTATGGATATTTCCATTGTAGAGTATGATCATGATACCAGCATGCTTCGATTCAGTTCAGCAAAACGACCAGTCGTGGTCTACCGCGATGGAGTGCGTTCTGAAATCAAGGGTGACCGTCACTCAGTTGGAGGCACAGGACTCGGGATGGGTAAACGCTTCACCTTGCATCAAATGAAGCTTTCACCAGGAGATATCTTCTATCAATTTAGCGATGGAATATCAGATCAATTCGGAGGAGAGAATGGTAAGAAACTTAAGAAGAGCGGTCTCATGCAAATCTTTGACTCAATACACAATCTGAGTTTGGATGTACAGCGGAGCATGCTTCATCAACGTTACTTCGAATGGAAAGGACATCACCCGCAGATTGACGATATCATCGTTCTGGGTGTGCGTGTTTAA